Proteins from one Ahaetulla prasina isolate Xishuangbanna chromosome 2, ASM2864084v1, whole genome shotgun sequence genomic window:
- the LOC131193039 gene encoding membrane-associated guanylate kinase, WW and PDZ domain-containing protein 1-like, protein MGGAGPHIHDWRSERIEPCGISCSTRQSPQVTCETRIPATETTPAAGVNVVVVVDGNCILQYTHRQSPCSCLSDGQPLLPRRPPPTYGAVPPSPIIPRGPACGQEAGPAPSRRTRGLSVRCCTKACLGDEEEHAERHLHRGPPCSRLTPVPLPCSPSGPWFGVGSLSGGRQGARVVKIWDRQRCPLLEEGDVIAKVNGADVRDLSPGEVESVLQEHMRTGDVILLVERKGHHSHRHPQENCSVRQEHFLPNSTHKKSGPQDLSNPWGGPPGDTLTVTSFVGPEPRNVLVCPARCSQRLRRPRPAGGAGEPINVDGPKEQHGCSIALSNDGVAAGRAATSLGPHHKESPSHQEDTGLLARLTHSEVGSVFRQAGNRVRMKIRNRKEAGVSSDLNSADIEVGECPWSPSSHLTHPQESGQYSVDLLRGPSGFGFSLRGGSEYNMDIYVLALMEGGPAQQCGKIQVSDQLVEINGEPTAGMTHAQAVEHIRSGGSRIRLVLKRGNGFIPDYDRVFSQSSTKTQQVLEAEDKARHRHRKPNRSMVSQNVGQNLGDGDDREAALCNVRQQLPKAHQSGQLHQTSGKAQGEEEEDREQGWRPHKQGTNGESESDSHKLLSPRPSRKLRSDLVPGPWLVPSKERLSRALWGVCMGQGEEEVQKGNPGRGKGMEVKRRS, encoded by the exons TGAATGTCGTAGTAGTAGTTGACGGGAACTGTATCCTCCAATATACCCATCGTCAGTCACCTTGTTCCTGCCTTTCTGATGGGCAGCCTCTCTTGCCCCGACGCCCTCCACCAACTTACGGTGCTGTACCCCCCAGCCCCATTATCCCCAGAGGCCCAGCTTGTGGCCAAGAAGCTGGACCGGCCCCATCACGCAGGACCCGTGGACTCAGCGTCCGCTGTTGCACCAAAGCCTGTCTGGGCGATGAAGAGGAACATGCCGAGCGGCACCTCCATCGGGGGCCACCCTGCAGCCGCCTTACCCCTGTGCCCTTGCCCTGCAGCCCTTCTGGGCCCTGGTTTGGAGTAGGATCCCTCAGTGGAGGCAGGCAAGGGGCTCGGGTTGTGAAGATCTGGGACCGGCAGCGATGCCCTTTGCTGGAAGAAGGAGATGTCATCGCCAAGGTGAATGGGGCTGACGTCCGAGATCTGAGCCCTGGAGAAGTGGAGAGTGTGTTGCAGGAGCATATGCGAACAGGAGATGTGATCCTTCTGGTGGAAAGGAAAG GTCATCACTCCCATAGGCATCCTCAGGAAAACTGCTCTGTTAGACAAGAACATTTCTTGCCCAACTCCACTCATAAGAAAAGTGGTCCTCAGGATCTTTCTAACCCTTGGGGAGGTCCCCCAGGTGACACTTTGACTGTGACCAGTTTCGTGGGTCCTGAACCTCGAAATGTACTTGTGTGTCCTGCTCGTTGTTCCCAGAGGCTGAGGAGGCCTCGCCCGGCAGGAGGGGCTGGAGAACCCATAAATGTAGATGGTCCGAAAGAACAACATGGATGTAGCATTGCACTATCAAACGATGGAGTTGCAGCTGGAAGAGCTG CCACTTCCCTGGGGCCCCATCACAAAGAGAGCCCCTCTCATCAGGAAGACACGGGTCTCTTAGCTCGGCTGACCCATAGTGAGGTTGGGAGTGTCTTCCGGCAGGCGGGGAACCGGGTACGCATGAAAATCCGGAATCGCAAGGAAGCAG GAGTTTCCAGTGATTTAAACTCTGCTGATATCGAAGTGGGGGAATGTCCATGGAGTCCCAGCTCTCACCTCACTCATCCTCAG GAGTCTGGCCAGTATTCAGTGGATCTGTTGCGAGGGCCCAGCGGCTTCGGATTCAGCCTAAGGGGCGGAAGTGAATATAATATGGACATCTATGTCTTAGCTCTTATGGAAGGTGGGCCAGCCCAGCAATGTGGAAAGATTCAG GTGAGCGACCAGCTGGTGGAAATCAACGGGGAGCCCACAGCAGGAATGACGCATGCACAGGCAGTGGAACACATCCGCAGCGGTGGGAGCCGAATACGACTGGTGCTGAAGAGGGGCAATGGATTCATTCCTGACTATG ATCGTGTGTTCAGCCAGAGCTCCACCAAGACACAGCAGGTGCTAGAGGCTGAGGACAAAGCCAGGCACCGGCACAGGAAACCAAACCGGTCCATGGTCTCCCAGAATGTGGGACAGAACCTCGGCGATGGGGATGACAGAGAAGCAGCACTTTGCAACGTCAGGCAGCAGCTCCCTAAAGCCCACCAGTCTGGCCAGTTGCACCAGACCTCCGGCAAGGCTCAGGGCGAGGAAGAAGAGGACAGAGAACAGGGTTGGAGGCCTCATAAGCAGGGAACGAATGGGGAGAGTGAGAGTGACAGCCACAAGCTACTTTCTCCCCGGCCTAGCAGGAAATTGCGGTCAGACTTGGTCCCTGGGCCTTGGCTAGTACCCAGTAAGGAACGACTGTCCCGGGCCCTCTGGGGGGTCTGTATGGGCCAAGGAGAGGAAGAAGTACAAAAGGGCAACCCAGGGAGAGGAAAGGGCATGGAGGTAAAGAGACGGAGTTAA